The uncultured Carboxylicivirga sp. genomic interval CACTACTAAACTTTGCTCATTGGTATATAAAGGAACTTTCTGCGATCCATCTTCAAAAAAGAAGTTTGCTCCTGTAAAGCCTCTGAATTTACCTCCTTTGTCAAAATTCAACCGAACTTCCTGACTGAACTGCTTTCCTTCTGCAATTTCATGAAAATATAAAGAAGGAGCAGCTGTACCATCACCATCAAATGCTTCATCAGAATCGAAAGCACGATAAGCTGTTGTTGAAGTTAAATCCCAAACATTATTAAACTGATGTTTTAATATTCCGGTAACGCCCCACACCGTGCGATCAAGTCCAAGGTTTTCCCCTTGTTCCAAATCTGCAGCAGTCCATGGTTTTACATCGCCACCTATTGGAGCATATGTTCCGCTTTTAAAAGCTGTACCCGGAGGTGTATCTTGTTGCCAGTTGGCAATTACTGTAAAACGTGTTTTATCCGAAATCAAATATTTCATGGAAGCACGTAAAGCTCCGGTTTCTTTTCCGTTTAGCTTTCCACCCGAGATGTTATCAATAAAACCATCATAAGCATTATAGGTCCCAGCCAAACGAAATAACAGTTTATCCTTTACTATTGGAGTATTAAAAAATCCGGTCACTTGTTTTTGATTATAGTTGCCATAACCCAATTTAATCTCTCCTTCGGTATTATTTTTAGGCTTATTTTGGATGATGTGCATGGCTCCAATCTGAGCTCCTCTTCCAAATAATGTACCTTGAGGTCCTTTTAATATCTCTACCCTTTCAATATCGAACAGTTCAACAACCGATCCGCGCGATTTACTGATTGAAACGCCATCCTGAAAAACAGATACACGGGGTTCTACGCGTGAATCGCCATTATCACTGGTAATTCCCCGAATTACAATACCCGGATTGTTGGCACTTTGCAACTGCACTTGCAGGCCTGGTACATACTCCGATAATCCATCGTACTGACTTACATTTATATTGTTGATAAACTCAGTTCCATACGAAGTTAAAGCAATAGGCACATCCTTATTTAACTCCTCTCGCTTTTGAGCGGTAACTACTAACCCCTCCAGCATAGTGCTTGCTTCACTCAATTGCACATCATAAGTAACGTCGGTATTTTGTACATCAATTACGTGCTCTACATTATCGTAGCCAATAAAAGTATACTCAATAGTATAAGTACCTCGCTTAAGATTATTTAATATATAAATACCATTGGCGTTTGAAATAGTACCAATAGTGGTATTCTTGATAAAAACATTTGCTCCGGTAATCGGTGCTCCTTCTGAATCAATTATTTTACCACTTACAGAATAAAGAGTTTGAGCCTTTAACATTGTAATAGAACACAACAATGATAAAACCATTAGAAAAATTCGATGCATATTTTTTTAGTTAGAATTGTGTTAGTTATTAATTCGTAAAAGTATATGCAGCGAATTTTTAGGTGTTTATTAGAAAATTACATTACTACTAAATTAAACTTAAGAACTTTTTACTTATTTGTTCGATTATTCTATCCTTCAAGCATATGTTAATTGAATATTATATTGATATGATGATTCAGAGATATTTACAAGTCCATATCAACGGCAACATTACATCTACTTAAAATTCAATTAGGAGTCCAATGGTTGGGAGAACCGTTCCTGAAGTTCCGTTCAGTTCTTTCATGGCATATCGTTGCTGATTTAAAGGAGCATCGGGATTAACAATGATTGATTGCCCGTTATCATCCAATTGCTGAATTAACTCGGGTGCCTGAGCAGACTGATTATTATATAAGTTTTGAATATCGATGTAAAAACCCAAGGTCATCTTTTTCAGATTATAGGTTTTATCCACCCTTACATCCAACTGATGAAAGTCTTCAAGTCTTTTTGTATTGTACTGCGAATAATCAAGATATTGTTTGTATTGAGCATCCCAGGCTACTTTCAACGATGATTTATCTTCGTCGTAAGGTGTATACGGCAAACCGCCCACATAACGCCATTTCATTCCCACACTCCAGTTACGCTGTAAGGTTTTATTCACTGTAATGGTAAATAAATGACGACTGTCCCAGGCAGAAGCCACATAATCGTTTTTGTAATCGGTAAACTCACTTCTAACAAAGGTATAAGCCGCAATCATATTTAAGCCTTTATTAGTTTTGGTGCGATACAAAGCCTCAAAACCATAAGCACGTCCTTTGGATGTCGATGTCACTTCTTCATCTCCTACCACTCCAAAATCGCCACCTTTACTGGCCATTGAGATGGAATCATTAACCGAGAATGGATACTTATCATATCGTTTAAAAAAACCTTCCAAAGTCATTCGGCTATTTTCGTTCGGACGCAGTTCCAATCCTGCCACAAAGTGATCGGATGAAATATAGGTTAAACCATTTTGCTTATTCACCAGCTCACCTTCGCTGTTTCGGTACCCCATGGTTGTGTATGACGGATTTTGATAATATCGACCTACATTGGCATTGAAATAAAATTCTGGTAAGATCATGTAGGAGATAGATGCCCTCGGACTAAATTGATTCAGCAGATTATTCATATCACTGGAATAATTATTGGCATCCATTCTGATCCCTCCGGATAAGGTTAATCGATTATTAAAGAAAGGATGCGATACCGAACCAAACATCGAATATTTGACAAAATCTAACGTTGATTTATAATTGATTTCTGAGGGTTGATCATCAATAAAAACACGATTATAAGTTCGGTTGTAATAACTGATATATTCACCTCCTGCGCCCACGTTAATTGTCCATTCATTAGGACGTGCCGTATATTCCATCCTGAACTTGTTTTCAATTTCATCCGACACATAATTCAGATTCAGGTTTTCGGGCGACTCAATGTTATCTTCGTATTTTATGGCTTCGTTATTCAAATGATTCCTGCTTAAAAACATGGATAAATAACTATTATCGAAATAATGTTTGTAAGATGTTCCAATGGTATAATTCCACTGATTATTTACCGGAAGATACCCAATAATGTATTTATTTTCCTCTGTTTCGGAAGCACCGGAATTAAATTCAAAAACATCAATTGCTCCAATTCCGATAAATGAAATCTCGTTGCGTTCATCTATACGCGTTTCTGTCTTAAACTGAAAATCGGTAAAAGTTGGCAAAAAGGGTAAATCAAGAGCAGCAAATAAAAACTGCAGATACGATCGTCGCACCGAAGCAATCAAACTTGTTTTTTCGCTTATCGGAGCTAATGTTGTCAACGATATTTCTGAAGCACCTAAAGTCCCTTTAAAAGTAGGTTTATCAACATTTACATCAATCTGCTTAAAATCAAAAACCGAACTCAATGCATTTCCTTTTCCTGCAGGAAAAGCACTTGAATAAAAATCGACTTCACGAATAAAATCTACATTTAATATACCAACAGGTCCGCCCGTTGCACCTTGGGTGGCAAAGTGGTTGATATTAGGAATCTCTATTCCATCAATAAAAAAACGATTTTCGGATGGTCCACCTCCTCGCACAAACAAATCATTCCGAAAAGTACTGGCTGATCCCACTCCCGGAAAAGACTGTAGTACTTTTGAAATATCGCGGTTAGCTCCTGCACTTTTTTCGATCTGATCAATTCCGATTCTTCGCAACGACACAGGAGCATCCGGCCTAACAGCATAAGGTGAAGCAGTTACTTTAACCTCACTCAATGCCTCAGCACTCGATTCCATTTTTATCTGAACGCTGGTATTTCGCACTTGTGATATATTATATTCTTCGCTTATTACATTTTTATAGCCTATTGAAGAAAGTTGTAATCGAATAAATCCAGGATCAAGATCACGAAATTCAAATCTCCCTAAAGTATCAGTCATTGTTCCTGTGGTAGTATTAAAAATAACAACACTGGCAAAAGGAACCGGTTTGTTGGTATAGGCATCACGCACTTCTCCTTTCAACACCCCTGTTTGAGCCTGAATAGTATATACAAAGAACAATAGAGGTATAAAAACAAAATATTTCATAAGTCTATTAAAGTTCATCATGTCTGTTTTAATTAAATAATTGGGAATTTAAATGTTTAATTTTCTACTCATATCATTAAACACATTTGAAATAAAAAGGTTTATTAGTGCGAATTACTAAATTTGATTACCTTTCAAAGGTTAACCCAAGTCTCATGAATCGTAAATCTCTATTCAAACAGTTTCTTATCTGGCGGCTCCGACATGTTAGTAATCGTCAGTTTATGATGATTTTGAGTATTATCATAGGAATAGCAGCAGGTTTTGCTGCCGTTGCCATTAAAAATTCCGTTCATTGGATTAGTCATTTTGTACATGGCTACCTTGGGCAAGACAATGGTTACATCTTTCTGATTTCGCCTACAATTGGAATTTTCCTTACGGTTTTATTTATTAAATACGTGATTCGTCGTCCGGTTCGGCATGGTATCCCCAATGTTTTGTATGCCATTTCGAAAAACGAAGGCAAAATGAACCGTCATAATATGTTCTCATCCATTGTTACCAGTGCTCTTACTGTTGGTTTTGGAGGAAGCGTTGGATTAGAGGGCCCAACCGTATCGACAGGCGCCGCAATTGGTAGTAATGTAGGCCAGTTATTCAGGTTGAATTACCGACAAATCAAACTATTGTTAGGATGTGCTTGTGCTGCAGCCATGTCTGCCATTTTCAAAGCTCCCATAGCTGCTATTGTTTTTGCTTTGGAAGTAATAATGCTTGACTTGACTTTAGCTGCTATCGTTCCAATATTATTAGCTTCGATTTCGGCTGTTATCATCTCCTATATTTTCATGGGACAAGAAGTGGTGTACCCTTTTGAATTGTTTCATACCTACGAAATGATTGATTTGGTATATTACGTTATACTTGGCATTGTAGCCGGATTTGTGTCTTCGTATTTTACCCGCATCTACATATTTATGGAAAAATGGTTTGAAAATCTGGATAAACACCGGATTCGTTTACCTGTTGGAGGTGCTTTATTGGGTATATTACTATTCTTCTTTCCTGCTTTGTATGGAGAAGGTTACGATGTTATTAATAGCGCATTAAGCGGTGATACAAACTTTATTTTCGAAAACACCATCTTTCAAAGCTGGTCAGACAGTATGTGGGCTGCATTTATCTTACTGGCTGCAATAATTGCACTAAAGGTAGTAGCCACATCACTTACCTTTGGAAGTGGTGGTGTAGGTGGTATTTTTGCTCCAACGCTTTTTATGGGAGCCAATACCGGTTTACTTTTCGCCAATATTGTTAATCGATTGGGCTTCCATCAACTTCCGGTTCAGAATTTTGCATTGATAGGCATGGCAGGTTTAATTGCCGGGGTTTTACAAGCTCCTTTAACCGGACTCTTTCTGATTGCAGATTTAACGGGCGGCTACGAAATGTTTTTACCATTGATGATAACTGCCACGGCATCGTTTGCTACGGCAAAGACCTTTGAACGACACTCGGTTTACACCCACTTGTTAGCCATGCGTAAAGAGTTGCTTACTCATGACAAGGATCAGGCTGTATTAACCATGATGGAAGTTAAAAACCTGATAGAAACTGACTTTGCCACCATCGACCCCGAAGCTTCTTTGGGAGATTTAGTAAAAGTAGTTTCAGAAGCACATCGAAACCTCTTTCCAGTAGTGGATTCCAAAGGACAAATGTATGGTATGATAAAAATGGATGATGTACGTAAAATCATCTTTCAACCCGAACTCTATAATAACACCATGGTTAAAGATTTAATGTACATGCCCGAATACTACATTAGCCCCGACGATTCGATGGAAGACCTTGTTGAAATGTTTCGAAAATCGAGCCGTTTTAACATTGCAGTAATTGATAAGGGCAAATACTTGGGTTTTATTTCCAGAGCCAATGCTTTTACTGCATACCGCAATCAGTTAAAAATGTTTTCGGGAGATTACTAGACAATAGACCATTAGGTTGATGGATGTTAGACTTATAGATAAATGTCCAGATGGCTACCGGAAGCAGCGACAGAATTAAGAACTATTCCTCTTCCAGTTCCTGTTCGCGTCTTTTAACGTCTTCTCTAAATGCCTTAACTATTGATTCTACTTCATCAACTCCATGTGTTTCCATAAGCTCGGCACGCAAGTGAGCGGCTCCTTTAAAGCTATTGGTATAAATTTTAAAGAAACGCTTTAATATGGACCAGTTCTTTTCTCCAGTCCAGGTGTTTGAATACAAGCGCGAATGTAATAAAAGAGCTTCTAATCGTTCTTCCATATCAGGTTCGTGACCCGGGTTATAAATCCATGGATTATGAAAGATACCACGCCCCACCATCACTCCGTCAACACCAAACTCAGCTACTTTCTGATTCGATTCTTCAATCGACATTACATCACCATTACCTAACAACTTAATATTCGGATTAATCTGATTACGTAACTCAACAGCCCTAGCAATCTGACTCCAGTCAGCTTCGCCTTCTGACATCATCTTTTGAATACGCCCATGAACAATTAAAGCATCAGCCTCCGACTGAAGTAAATTACTAATCCACGACTCGGTAACCACCGATTTAAATCCAATCCTAGTTTTAACGCTTAATGGTAAATCTGATGCTTCTTTAGTAGCTGTAATAATTTCACGCGCCAAATCAGGTGTATTGATCAATGCCGAACACGCGCCTTTTTTGATGATATTTTTCATGGGACAACCCATATTAATATCAATACCATCAAAGGCTGTTTCTTCAGCGATATATTTAGCTGTTTGATAAAATTTTTCCGGATCAGTTCCCCATATCTGTGCTACCAATTTCACATTCATGCTACGGGCCAATTCCAATTCTTCGGGATTAATATGAAAACGATGCAGTACCTTCTCCTTTCCTACCGGATGACAAAATCCATCGGTTGACAAAAACTCACTAAACAATAGATGCACATTTCCGGGTTTACTTAAGCGTAAAACAACCTCGCGAAATACAGTATCTGTTACATCTTCCATTGGAGCTAATGCCCAAATAGGATCTTTTGCCAACTTCCAGTAATTCTCTTTCTCAGTAATAACAGCTTCTTTCATCTATATCTATTCCTTTTATCAACCTTTTAACTTCTATTTTCAAACCCTTTATAGCAACCTTATAAAAAAACATATTTATTTAAAAATATTTCAAGGTGATAACCTTCTAATTTAAATAGTACTAATAATAGACTTAAAAATATTTTGCGCAAAGATATTAAAATGGATAAAACTACGTTATACGCATCATAAAACAGCACATAAATACTTACTTACTAGCGCTTAACGTTTTTTAACAGTAATAAAATATAGTATGACATTGCATTCAAATTCGCTTTTTCATACTTTTGCTGTTACTTAAGAACAGTTAGCAGGTATAATTTATCTCTTTTAATCTGTTACCAAATTAATGTTAGACATTCTTCTTTTTAGTTATTATATTGTCTAACACTAACCTAAAATAAACATATGAAACCTACAATAAAATCTCGCAAGCTCAGAAAAATTGACGATGAGCAATGGAAACAGTTAACTTTTACTGATAAAAAATACGAGATAAGTAATTACGGACGAATCAAAAGTTATTGCTACGATAAAGAAAATGGTCGGATTGTAAAACTTGGCAACATTAAAGGCTTTTATAATGTAAGTCTGCGCGTTAACGGTAAAAAGAAATCATATCTAGTCCATAAGCTTACTGCCGAGTATTTTGTTCAGAAAACAGATACAGAACAAGATGTAGTTATTCACCTTGATTGGAATAAGCAAAACAACTACTACACCAACCTACAATGGGTTACTAAAGATGAGAGTTACAAACGCATGCACAAAGTTTTGCAGGAAGCTCGCAAAAAAGCAGGCAAGGTAGTAACCAGCTCGAAACTTAGCACCGACGATGTGGCTGTTATTAAAGGAATGCTAGAGAAAGGCGTTAGACAAAATTTAATTGCCAGGCTATTTTGTGTAAGCGAAATGCAAGTGAGTAGAATTGCCCGCAAAGAAAATTGGGCCGAGATAGAACCTAAAATGGATTAGTATTTATAAAATTTAACATTCAAGCCATCTATACATAGATCAATCCCTTTCATAAAGTCCCCTAATTAAATATCTAAACTTATTAATGTAGTTAATTGCACTACGTTTTATTTGTATTACTTTTGCGGCCATTATGAAGAAGATCAATCAATTATTAGGTCAATTTTTGTTGTGGAGAGTTAAGAATATAAATGAAAAACATTTTATTCTTATATTAAGTTTGTTGGTGGGTATTTTTAGTGGACTAGCTGCTGTCATCTTAAAAAATGCCATTCACCTTATTCAAACTTTACTGACTAACAACTTTAAAGTTGAACACATGAATTACCTTTATTTGGCCTACCCTATAATTGGTATCTTCATCACATTAGTTTTGGTAAAATATGTTGTTAAAGATAATTTAGGACACGGTATTACCAAAATCCTTTATGCCATTTCGAAACGTGGCGGACACATAAAATCTCACAACAATTATTCATCGATATTTACCAGTTCGTTCACCATTGGTTTTGGTGGGTCGGTTGGAGCTGAGGCACCAATTGTATTAACAGGTGCATCAATTGGTTCAACTCTGGGCCATTTATTCAGGATGAATACTAAAACCATTATCCTATTGGTGGGTTGTGGATCGGCTGGAGCCATTGCCGGTATCTTTAAAGCACCTATTGCAGGATTGGTTTTTACACTTGAAGTTTTGATGCTTGATTTGACCATGGCATCAATTGTTCCTCTATTGATTTCAGCAGTAACATCTGCTACCGTAGCCTTCTTCTTTCTGGGTAAAGATGTTGAATTCTCATTTAATTTAGAAGCTCCCTTTTTATTAAATAACATTCCATACTATGCACTTTTGGGTATAGTTGGAGGTTTCGTATCACTTTACTTTACGCGCGGTGTAATGTGGGTTGAAAAACATTTGGGTGTTGTTAAGAATCCATTTGTAAAATGGATTATTGGTGGAGCCGTATTAAGTTCGCTTATCTTTTTATTTCCTCCGCTATACGGTGAAGGATATCACACCATAACTGAGTTATTAAACGGAAACAGTGCCGAAGTATTAAACGAAAGTTTATTCTTCCCACTTCACAATAACCTATGGGCTGTATTGGGTTTTCTGGCTATGCTAATCATATTTAAAGTATTTGCAACTGCCGTAACAACCGGAAGTGGTGGTATTGGTGGTATTTTTGCCCCTACCTTGTTTATGGGTGGTGTTACCGGATATTTCTTTGCTCAATTGGCCAATACCTTTGGTTTTGTAGACCTTCCATCGTCTCACTTTACTTTAGTGGGTATGGCTGGCTTGATGGCTGGGGTTATGCATGCACCTTTAACGGCCATCTTCCTTATTGCTGAAATTACCAATGGCTACGGTTTGTTTATACCTCTTATGATTACCTCAACCATTGCTTACATCACAATTATGTATTTCGAGCCTCACTCAATATACACCAAACGATTGGCGCAAAAAGGAGAATTAATAACACACCATAAAGACAAGGCTGTACTAACCATGATGCGTTTGGATAAAGTACTGGAAACTGAATTTAAAACTGTTTTCCCCGAAATGACTTTAGGCGAACTAACCAAAGTGGTTTCTAAATCGAAACGTAACATCTTCCCGGTCATTGATCATGCCGATCAATTAAAAGGTTATATTACATTATCAGATATACGTGGAATTATTTTTAATCATGACCTTTACAACGAAACAACCGTTGAAGAACTAATGGAAGTGCCACCAGCAGTTATTGATCATGATGAGAATATGGATAACGTGATGAAGAAATTTGAAGAAACAGGTGCATGGAACCTTCCGGTGGTTGAAGATGGCAAATACCTTGGCTTTGTTTCCAAATCAAAAATATTCTCTGTTTATCGACGTGTGTTAATTCACTTTTCGGATGAATAAATCACAAGGTCAAAGTTTAAAAGGCAAAAGTTAAAAGTAAGATAGATTATAGATTGATAGGTCAGCAGGTCGATAGATTTCTTATCATCATATATTAAATTAATCGACTCATTGATCAATTGAAAATTAATTCATCGAACATTTTTACATATCCAACCAGATATTACGACCCCACACCAGCATAATTACAATTACCAAAACAATCAGGCTCCAAAGAGGCCATTTACGTTGCAGAAAACGAATAAGCTTATCATCATTTCTAAAAACATCTATCGCCGCTTGCATAACAGCACCAAGCATAAATACGTTAAATAAAATACCTAAGGGATGGTAAAACAGCGATTGTGACAAGTGCCCATGTATAAGCATCCATGTACTTCGGCCCATTCCGCACCCCGGACAAGGTATACTACTCACTTTTTTAAACAAACAAATACTTTCGTGAGACTGCGGAAATGAAGTTAAAAGTAGGTAACTATACCCCAGCATAATTACCCCTATTATCGTAAGATTAAATAACCTATTGCGATTAGGCAACTCTTGTAAATTTCTCGAAGTTACTATCTTTAGTAGCTCCCATAATCAAGAATAAATCAACCAATGTCCAGATACCAAAACCTCCACAAGTTAATAATTTAGCTATACCTAAACCGGTTTGGCCTAACATAAAACGATCAACACCTAAATAGCCAAAAAAGAATGACAAAACCAGCATGATAGTTGGGTTTCGGTATTCTTGTGTGCTAATCAGGAAAAAGCGTTGATCATCAATCTCTTCCAATTTCTTTTTAATAACAGGCATCGATTCTGCCGGAAAGCGCTCAGCATTCTGCGCCAGGAATAAAGTAATACTATTTGAATCCATAATTTAAGTTTGAGGCGCAAAACTAGTAAAAATGTGCATTTTATCAACACTTACTATTTCCATTTCTAAAAATCATTAAAACTTATAAAGTGCATTACTTTTTTATATCAATTAGTTCTGTAAATTTGTGGACTCGTGATGAATAAGCTGTAAAACATATAAACCATAACTCCAGCTATTGGTTAAGCATTAACTAGATTAGAAAGGGTTAA includes:
- a CDS encoding TonB-dependent receptor; this translates as MHRIFLMVLSLLCSITMLKAQTLYSVSGKIIDSEGAPITGANVFIKNTTIGTISNANGIYILNNLKRGTYTIEYTFIGYDNVEHVIDVQNTDVTYDVQLSEASTMLEGLVVTAQKREELNKDVPIALTSYGTEFINNINVSQYDGLSEYVPGLQVQLQSANNPGIVIRGITSDNGDSRVEPRVSVFQDGVSISKSRGSVVELFDIERVEILKGPQGTLFGRGAQIGAMHIIQNKPKNNTEGEIKLGYGNYNQKQVTGFFNTPIVKDKLLFRLAGTYNAYDGFIDNISGGKLNGKETGALRASMKYLISDKTRFTVIANWQQDTPPGTAFKSGTYAPIGGDVKPWTAADLEQGENLGLDRTVWGVTGILKHQFNNVWDLTSTTAYRAFDSDEAFDGDGTAAPSLYFHEIAEGKQFSQEVRLNFDKGGKFRGFTGANFFFEDGSQKVPLYTNEQSLVVLMADYLLGTNYLVADGVPAFWPAIPPAPGIPDELVGVPLQEYNEEYYANYGKNYSGDIFLDFSYDFTSKLTATLGLRGTWENITAGYEAGQAKYPAYLGYLTGTYPNNISKPTDGRITKNDHFLSMVGRFALNYDISKNVTLFGNVARGRRPNVISINADETRVLNDEIVWSYEVGAKSLFFNKHLLFDVNAYIYDYSHFQTSVATFDTDGGINLLTDDSGNATAKGFEVATQYSINRNLSVFANYAYIDATFDDTDDDGNDQAYAGNTFRLTPKNSYSAGINAMADLIADMEAYFRPSYSYKSGVYFEEDNDPTCYQEGYGLLNFKVGLKYKKRADLSFYMNNALDEEYVIDAGNTGKTFGIPTYIAGPPRFYGTQLVVKF
- a CDS encoding carboxypeptidase-like regulatory domain-containing protein encodes the protein MKYFVFIPLLFFVYTIQAQTGVLKGEVRDAYTNKPVPFASVVIFNTTTGTMTDTLGRFEFRDLDPGFIRLQLSSIGYKNVISEEYNISQVRNTSVQIKMESSAEALSEVKVTASPYAVRPDAPVSLRRIGIDQIEKSAGANRDISKVLQSFPGVGSASTFRNDLFVRGGGPSENRFFIDGIEIPNINHFATQGATGGPVGILNVDFIREVDFYSSAFPAGKGNALSSVFDFKQIDVNVDKPTFKGTLGASEISLTTLAPISEKTSLIASVRRSYLQFLFAALDLPFLPTFTDFQFKTETRIDERNEISFIGIGAIDVFEFNSGASETEENKYIIGYLPVNNQWNYTIGTSYKHYFDNSYLSMFLSRNHLNNEAIKYEDNIESPENLNLNYVSDEIENKFRMEYTARPNEWTINVGAGGEYISYYNRTYNRVFIDDQPSEINYKSTLDFVKYSMFGSVSHPFFNNRLTLSGGIRMDANNYSSDMNNLLNQFSPRASISYMILPEFYFNANVGRYYQNPSYTTMGYRNSEGELVNKQNGLTYISSDHFVAGLELRPNENSRMTLEGFFKRYDKYPFSVNDSISMASKGGDFGVVGDEEVTSTSKGRAYGFEALYRTKTNKGLNMIAAYTFVRSEFTDYKNDYVASAWDSRHLFTITVNKTLQRNWSVGMKWRYVGGLPYTPYDEDKSSLKVAWDAQYKQYLDYSQYNTKRLEDFHQLDVRVDKTYNLKKMTLGFYIDIQNLYNNQSAQAPELIQQLDDNGQSIIVNPDAPLNQQRYAMKELNGTSGTVLPTIGLLIEF
- a CDS encoding chloride channel protein — protein: MNRKSLFKQFLIWRLRHVSNRQFMMILSIIIGIAAGFAAVAIKNSVHWISHFVHGYLGQDNGYIFLISPTIGIFLTVLFIKYVIRRPVRHGIPNVLYAISKNEGKMNRHNMFSSIVTSALTVGFGGSVGLEGPTVSTGAAIGSNVGQLFRLNYRQIKLLLGCACAAAMSAIFKAPIAAIVFALEVIMLDLTLAAIVPILLASISAVIISYIFMGQEVVYPFELFHTYEMIDLVYYVILGIVAGFVSSYFTRIYIFMEKWFENLDKHRIRLPVGGALLGILLFFFPALYGEGYDVINSALSGDTNFIFENTIFQSWSDSMWAAFILLAAIIALKVVATSLTFGSGGVGGIFAPTLFMGANTGLLFANIVNRLGFHQLPVQNFALIGMAGLIAGVLQAPLTGLFLIADLTGGYEMFLPLMITATASFATAKTFERHSVYTHLLAMRKELLTHDKDQAVLTMMEVKNLIETDFATIDPEASLGDLVKVVSEAHRNLFPVVDSKGQMYGMIKMDDVRKIIFQPELYNNTMVKDLMYMPEYYISPDDSMEDLVEMFRKSSRFNIAVIDKGKYLGFISRANAFTAYRNQLKMFSGDY
- a CDS encoding tRNA-dihydrouridine synthase, yielding MKEAVITEKENYWKLAKDPIWALAPMEDVTDTVFREVVLRLSKPGNVHLLFSEFLSTDGFCHPVGKEKVLHRFHINPEELELARSMNVKLVAQIWGTDPEKFYQTAKYIAEETAFDGIDINMGCPMKNIIKKGACSALINTPDLAREIITATKEASDLPLSVKTRIGFKSVVTESWISNLLQSEADALIVHGRIQKMMSEGEADWSQIARAVELRNQINPNIKLLGNGDVMSIEESNQKVAEFGVDGVMVGRGIFHNPWIYNPGHEPDMEERLEALLLHSRLYSNTWTGEKNWSILKRFFKIYTNSFKGAAHLRAELMETHGVDEVESIVKAFREDVKRREQELEEE
- a CDS encoding NUMOD4 domain-containing protein produces the protein MKPTIKSRKLRKIDDEQWKQLTFTDKKYEISNYGRIKSYCYDKENGRIVKLGNIKGFYNVSLRVNGKKKSYLVHKLTAEYFVQKTDTEQDVVIHLDWNKQNNYYTNLQWVTKDESYKRMHKVLQEARKKAGKVVTSSKLSTDDVAVIKGMLEKGVRQNLIARLFCVSEMQVSRIARKENWAEIEPKMD
- a CDS encoding chloride channel protein — its product is MKKINQLLGQFLLWRVKNINEKHFILILSLLVGIFSGLAAVILKNAIHLIQTLLTNNFKVEHMNYLYLAYPIIGIFITLVLVKYVVKDNLGHGITKILYAISKRGGHIKSHNNYSSIFTSSFTIGFGGSVGAEAPIVLTGASIGSTLGHLFRMNTKTIILLVGCGSAGAIAGIFKAPIAGLVFTLEVLMLDLTMASIVPLLISAVTSATVAFFFLGKDVEFSFNLEAPFLLNNIPYYALLGIVGGFVSLYFTRGVMWVEKHLGVVKNPFVKWIIGGAVLSSLIFLFPPLYGEGYHTITELLNGNSAEVLNESLFFPLHNNLWAVLGFLAMLIIFKVFATAVTTGSGGIGGIFAPTLFMGGVTGYFFAQLANTFGFVDLPSSHFTLVGMAGLMAGVMHAPLTAIFLIAEITNGYGLFIPLMITSTIAYITIMYFEPHSIYTKRLAQKGELITHHKDKAVLTMMRLDKVLETEFKTVFPEMTLGELTKVVSKSKRNIFPVIDHADQLKGYITLSDIRGIIFNHDLYNETTVEELMEVPPAVIDHDENMDNVMKKFEETGAWNLPVVEDGKYLGFVSKSKIFSVYRRVLIHFSDE
- a CDS encoding DUF2752 domain-containing protein; this translates as MLGYSYLLLTSFPQSHESICLFKKVSSIPCPGCGMGRSTWMLIHGHLSQSLFYHPLGILFNVFMLGAVMQAAIDVFRNDDKLIRFLQRKWPLWSLIVLVIVIMLVWGRNIWLDM
- a CDS encoding TM2 domain-containing protein; this encodes MDSNSITLFLAQNAERFPAESMPVIKKKLEEIDDQRFFLISTQEYRNPTIMLVLSFFFGYLGVDRFMLGQTGLGIAKLLTCGGFGIWTLVDLFLIMGATKDSNFEKFTRVA